One Oncorhynchus mykiss isolate Arlee unplaced genomic scaffold, USDA_OmykA_1.1 un_scaffold_121, whole genome shotgun sequence DNA segment encodes these proteins:
- the LOC118936624 gene encoding E3 ubiquitin/ISG15 ligase TRIM25-like isoform X1 translates to MAQQGDLLDQDQFCCSVCLDLLKEPVTIPCGHSYCRSCIEGCWDQDVLKGVYSCPQCRETFTPRPNLRKNNMLAEVVEKLRKTGLQAAPPPALCYAGPGDVVCDVCTGTRKQKALMSCLVCLASYCETHLQPHYESPALKKHKLVKATAQLQEKICSHHDKLLEVYCRTDQQCICYLCTMDEHKGHDTVSAAAERTEKQRQLGMSQQKVQQRFQEREKELKEIQQAVESLKV, encoded by the exons ATGGCTCAACAGGGAGATCTGCTGGACCAGGAccagttctgttgttctgtctgtctggatctacTGAAGGAGCCGGTCACCATCCCCTGTGGACACAGTTACTGTAGGAGCTGTATTGAGGGCTGCTGGGATCAGGATGTTCTGAAAGGGGTCTATAGCTGTCCTCAGTGCAGAGAGACCTTCACTCCAAGGCCTAATCTGAGGAAAAATAACATGTTGGCTGAGGTGGTTGAGAAACTGAGGAAGACAGGACTCCAGGCTGCTCCCCCTCCTGCTCTGTGCTAtgctggacctggagatgtggtgtgtgatgtctgcactgggaccagaaagcagaaagccctcatgtcctgtctggtgtgtctggcctcttactgtgagactcacctcCAACCTCACTATGAATCTCCTGCTTTGAAGAAGCACAAGCTGGTCAAAGCCACCGCACAACTACAGGAGAAGATCTGCTCTCATCATGacaaactgctggaggtttaCTGTCGTACCGATCAGCAGTGTATCTGTTATCTGTGTACAATGGATGAACATAAAGGCCATGATACAGTGtcagctgcagcagagaggactgAGAAACAG AGGCAGCTGGGAATGAGTCAGCAGAAGGTCCAGCAGagattccaggagagagagaaggagctgaaGGAGATCCAACAGGCTGTGGAATCTCTCAAGGTGTGA
- the LOC118936624 gene encoding E3 ubiquitin/ISG15 ligase TRIM25-like isoform X2: MAQQGDLLDQDQFCCSVCLDLLKEPVTIPCGHSYCRSCIEGCWDQDVLKGVYSCPQCRETFTPRPNLRKNNMLAEVVEKLRKTGLQAAPPPALCYAGPGDVVCDVCTGTRKQKALMSCLVCLASYCETHLQPHYESPALKKHKLVKATAQLQEKICSHHDKLLEVYCRTDQQCICYLCTMDEHKGHDTVSAAAERTEKQPSGRTRKSLPFPQTLF; encoded by the coding sequence ATGGCTCAACAGGGAGATCTGCTGGACCAGGAccagttctgttgttctgtctgtctggatctacTGAAGGAGCCGGTCACCATCCCCTGTGGACACAGTTACTGTAGGAGCTGTATTGAGGGCTGCTGGGATCAGGATGTTCTGAAAGGGGTCTATAGCTGTCCTCAGTGCAGAGAGACCTTCACTCCAAGGCCTAATCTGAGGAAAAATAACATGTTGGCTGAGGTGGTTGAGAAACTGAGGAAGACAGGACTCCAGGCTGCTCCCCCTCCTGCTCTGTGCTAtgctggacctggagatgtggtgtgtgatgtctgcactgggaccagaaagcagaaagccctcatgtcctgtctggtgtgtctggcctcttactgtgagactcacctcCAACCTCACTATGAATCTCCTGCTTTGAAGAAGCACAAGCTGGTCAAAGCCACCGCACAACTACAGGAGAAGATCTGCTCTCATCATGacaaactgctggaggtttaCTGTCGTACCGATCAGCAGTGTATCTGTTATCTGTGTACAATGGATGAACATAAAGGCCATGATACAGTGtcagctgcagcagagaggactgAGAAACAG